The window GAGCTTGAAATGAAGAGGATTTTCCACGACATTTTCAAAGAAAAGCAGAAGAAAAGCGTGGAAGCTGGTACAATTCCAAGTTTCTACAAGAAGGCATGTGAAATCGTTACTTTTTCATACTTCGTTCTAGTATAAAATTTATGTGTCTATATCATAGTAGTCTTCTCCCTCTTCacaataaaatttgaattagTTCCCAGTGCATCATATCCCTACCAAATCAAACCCAATTTGCCCCATAATTGTGCCAGACAGGTACAATTTTGTCAGAGTATCTGTCTTTGCTGCATATAGGATTAATTGTACACAAGTCCTCTAATGTGTAATAGGATGGTTAAGTTTATCAGTGAAAGCAATATTTTTCCTCCGtcaactttttgttttcttttgccaATCATACCTTCTGCTTCAATCTATTTTCTGTCTGTCACAGTAACTTGCATCCAGTTTAATCCTGTTAATGATAGTTACTTCATTAGCGGATCCTTGGATGCTAAGGTTCGCATATGGAGCATTCCTGATAGGCAGGTTGTTGATTGGACTGATATGCATGAGATGGTTACTGTTGCTTGTTATACACCAGATGGTCAGGTTGGTCTAAAGATTAATATGCATCCATTCACAACATTTGGAAATTCAACTTTTTTAGTTGAGTCTCAATCAAATTTGCTGGTTCCTGTAGAGTGCACTGGTTGGTTCTTACAAGGGCAGTTGCCACTTATATAACGCATCAGGTACCATCGCTGAGACtttattttctaataatttttataaactgTGCCTGTCCATGCACTATTTTCTGGTGATTGCGGGGGGCACTGATTGTTATATTTTTACCTTTTGTTCAGAAAATAAGTTGCAACAAAAAAGTCATATCAATCTgcagaacaacaagaagaaatcACATCTCAAAAAAATTACATGTTTCCAAGTAAAAGAATCATTTACTACTGTGCTCTTATATGAAATATGCTCCTTTTTTCTTGTAAAAAATGTTgaacaaaggaaaaataaaacCAAAAGGCCAAAGAAGGGTGCCTGATTAGTTTGATATGCTTTTACTTTGTTACAATGCTTATTCAATTATGCTAATCTTTCTAATTGAAGCTCATGAACAGTTTGCCCCAGGAAGTTCATCAGAGGTACTTATCACATCTGCTGATTCACGAATTCGGGTTGTTGATGGTGTTGATCTGGTTCAAAAGTTTAAAGGTATTTATTTAACCAACATTAGTTATATATCAATTGAATTTTTTAGAAAGATAATATAAGTAGTGAATACACTGTTTGATTAACTACTTTCTTGTGTATAAAATGTATTATGTTAATTCTATGGTAACTATTCTTTTTCATGTATCTTTGTATATGGTAACTATGATTAACTACGTTCTTGAAAATTTATGTGCCTTCATGCAGAAACCTGAAGAAGGATCAGTCAGTCATACAGTACAGCAATTGGCAAAGTACATGTTTCTGAAGGTATCATTTTCTGGCTAACTTATTCATTGGTTATATCTGCTTAAACTTGTGATACTTTTCTTAGTTGGTGACATTTTTCTTGAATATTGAACACTGATTGCTGATGATTTGGATGCAATGTGGGTTTGCTTAAGAGAAA is drawn from Arachis hypogaea cultivar Tifrunner chromosome 12, arahy.Tifrunner.gnm2.J5K5, whole genome shotgun sequence and contains these coding sequences:
- the LOC112727116 gene encoding uncharacterized WD repeat-containing protein C18H10.05 isoform X1 — protein: MCNRMVKFISESNIFPPSTFCFLLPIIPSASIYFLSVTVTCIQFNPVNDSYFISGSLDAKVRIWSIPDRQVVDWTDMHEMVTVACYTPDGQSALVGSYKGSCHLYNASENKLQQKSHINLQNNKKKSHLKKITCFQFAPGSSSEVLITSADSRIRVVDGVDLVQKFKET
- the LOC112727116 gene encoding uncharacterized protein isoform X3, whose protein sequence is MCNRMVKFISESNIFPPSTFCFLLPIIPSASIYFLSVTVTCIQFNPVNDSYFISGSLDAKVRIWSIPDRQVVDWTDMHEMVTVACYTPDGQSALVGSYKGSCHLYNASAHEQFAPGSSSEVLITSADSRIRVVDGVDLVQKFKET
- the LOC112727116 gene encoding uncharacterized protein isoform X7, producing the protein MIVTSLADPWMLRFAYGAFLIGRLLIGLICMRWLLLLVIHQMVRVHWLVLTRAVATYITHQFAPGSSSEVLITSADSRIRVVDGVDLVQKFKET
- the LOC112727116 gene encoding uncharacterized protein isoform X2; amino-acid sequence: MIVTSLADPWMLRFAYGAFLIGRLLIGLICMRWLLLLVIHQMVRVHWLVLTRAVATYITHQKISCNKKVISICRTTRRNHISKKLHVSNLPQEVHQRYLSHLLIHEFGLLMVLIWFKSLKKPEEGSVSHTVQQLAKYMFLKGVMDQCF
- the LOC112727116 gene encoding uncharacterized protein isoform X5 translates to MIVTSLADPWMLRFAYGAFLIGRLLIGLICMRWLLLLVIHQMVRVHWLVLTRAVATYITHQLMNSLPQEVHQRYLSHLLIHEFGLLMVLIWFKSLKKPEEGSVSHTVQQLAKYMFLKGVMDQCF
- the LOC112727116 gene encoding uncharacterized protein isoform X6, giving the protein MIVTSLADPWMLRFAYGAFLIGRLLIGLICMRWLLLLVIHQMVRVHWLVLTRAVATYITHQLMNSLPQEVHQRYLSHLLIHEFGLLMVLIWFKSLKKPEEGSVSHTVQQLAKYMFLKCF
- the LOC112727116 gene encoding uncharacterized protein isoform X4: MIVTSLADPWMLRFAYGAFLIGRLLIGLICMRWLLLLVIHQMVRVHWLVLTRAVATYITHQKISCNKKVISICRTTRRNHISKKLHVSNLPQEVHQRYLSHLLIHEFGLLMVLIWFKSLKKPEEGSVSHTVQQLAKYMFLKCF